From Kogia breviceps isolate mKogBre1 chromosome 2, mKogBre1 haplotype 1, whole genome shotgun sequence, one genomic window encodes:
- the MMRN2 gene encoding multimerin-2 isoform X1, whose product MILTLLLSVGGPLGWGLLGAWAQVPSTRFSDPHSPRPPGVWRAEAEDGDPVRRNWCPYQKSRLVTFVAACKTEKFLVHSQQPCPHGAPDCQKVKVMYRVAHKPVYQVKQKVLASVAWRCCPGFVGPDCQHHDPRAIPEPEDAGDSLQEPWDGPVDFEPGHQDAEISNMVEQQERRLGDLQNDIHQVADSLPGLWKALASNLTGAITEANQTELEFPGRSLEQVLLPHINTFLQGHLNPMWRSFNQSLHSLSQAIRNLSLDVEANRQALKRVQESSVARVDFQDLSAKFETKVQENAQRVGQLRQDVEGHLHAQHLSLHQSLLEVQADVDTKLKKLLKAQESPGVNGSLVLVAAGAAARPEPESLQARLGQLQRNLSALHVATANREEELQSTLADMKATLAQHVDEIKELYLESDDTYEQISKVERLVQELQVNHTALRELRVILMEKSLIMEENKEDVERQLLELNLTLQHLQGGHADLIKYVKDCNCQKLYFDLDVIREGQRDTTRALEETQVSLDERRQRDGSSLQALSGTVAALSLAVDAHREAAERARADAARLRSQVRTLGSEVSALRAAETEMRSEIRRLHGSFAALLEDALRHEAVLAALFGEEVMEDMSEEAPGPLPLRYEQIRTALLDAASGLQEQALGWDALAARVTALERAAGTSEQAERLEPNRDASPAAAGGPDLAGLARELQRLSSHMERVGECCEASWASSFNSSLEGLRGELSTTEHSLQRYQRLFHSLFGNFQELLVANVSLDLGKLQAILSRKGKKQQKGLEAPRRREQKQVESLEDAHVKGPVLWDAGSPVAFYASFSEGTDALQTVKFNTTYINIGSSYFPEHGYFRASERGVYLFAVSIEFGPGPGTGQLVFGGHRRTPVYTTKEQRGGSPATTFAMAELQKGERVWFELTQGSIMKRSPPGTAFGGFLIFKT is encoded by the exons ATGATCCTGACACTGCTGCTCAGCGTTGGGgggcccctgggctgggggctgctgggggcctgggcccAGGTCCCCAGTACCAGGTTCTCCGATCCACACAGCCCCAGGCCACCTGGGGTCTGGAGGGCAGAGGCTGAGGACGGGGACCCCGTCAGACG TAACTGGTGTCCCTACCAGAAGTCCAGGCTGGTTACCTTCGTAGCTGcttgcaaaacagagaaattcctCGTCCACTCACAGCAGCCATGTCCACACGGGGCTCCGGACTGCCAGAAAGTGAAAGTCAT GTACCGCGTGGCCCACAAGCCGGTGTACCAGGTCAAGCAGAAGGTGCTGGCCTCCGTGGCGTGGAGGTGCTGCCCGGGCTTTGTGGGACCCGACTGCCAGCACCACG ATCCCAGGGCGATCCCTGAGCCTGAAGATGCAGGTGATAGCCTCCAGGAGCCTTGGGATGGGCCAGTTGACTTTGAACCTG GCCACCAGGATGCAGAGATCAGCAACATGGTGGAGCAGCAGGAACGCCGGCTGGGAGATCTCCAGAATGACATTCACCAGGTGGCAGATAGCCTCCCAGGCCTATGGAAGGCCCTGGCAAGCAACCTCACAGGGGCAATAACTGAGGCAAATCAGACAGAGCTTG AGTTTCCCGGCAGATCCTTGGAGCAAGTGCTACTGCCCCACATCAACACCTTCCTGCAAGGACATCTCAACCCCATGTGGAGAAGCTTCAACCAAAGCCTGCACAGCCTCTCCCAGGCCATAAGAAACTTATCTCTTGATGTGGAGGCCAACCGACAGGCCCTCAAGAGGGTCCAGGAGAGCTCTGTGGCCAGAGTTGACTTCCAGGATCTCAGTGCCAAATTTGAGACCAAGGTCCAGGAGAACGCCCAGAGGGTGGGCCAGCTACGGCAGGATGTGGAGGGCCACCTGCATGCCCAGCACCTGTCCCTGCACCAGTCCCTCTTGGAGGTCCAGGCCGATGTGGACACCAAGCTGAAGAAGCTCCTTAAGGCCCAGGAGTCCCCGGGGGTCAATGGCAGCCTGGTCCTCGTGGCAGCAGGGGCAGCAGCGAGGCCGGAACCAGAGAGCCTGCAGGCCAGGCTGGGTCAGCTGCAGAGGAACCTCTCTGCACTGCACGTGGCCACTGCCAACAGGGAAGAGGAGTTACAGAGCACCCTCGCAGACATGAAGGCCACCCTGGCCCAGCACGTGGATGAGATCAAGGAGCTGTATTTGGAATCCGATGACACCTATGAACAGATCAGCAAGGTAGAGCGGCTGGTGCAGGAGCTTCAGGTGAACCACACAGCGCTGCGCGAGCTGCGGGTGATCCTGATGGAGAAGTCACTGATCATGGAGGAGAACAAGGAGGACGTGGAGCGGCAGCTCCTGGAGCTCAACCTCACCCTCCAGCACCTGCAGGGCGGCCACGCGGACCTCATCAAGTACGTCAAGGACTGCAACTGCCAGAAACTCTACTTTGACCTGGATGTCATCCGGGAGGGCCAGCGGGACACCACGCGTGCCCTGGAAGAGACCCAGGTGAGCCTGGACGAGCGGCGCCAGAGGGACGGCTCCTCCCTGCAGGCCCTGAGCGGCACGGTGGCCGCCCTGTCGCTGGCGGTGGATGCGCACCGGGAGGCGGCCGAGCGGGCGCGGGCCGACGCGGCGCGGCTCCGGAGTCAGGTGCGCACGCTGGGCAGCGAGGTGAGCGCGCTGCGGGCCGCTGAGACCGAGATGAGAAGCGAGATCCGCCGGCTGCATGGCTCCTTCGCGGCCCTGCTGGAGGACGCGCTGCGGCACGAGGCCGTGCTGGCCGCCCTCTTCGGGGAGGAGGTGATGGAAGATATGTCCGAGGAGGCGCCCGGCCCGCTGCCCCTGCGCTACGAGCAGATCCGCACCGCCCTGCTGGACGCGGCCAGTGGGCTGCAGGAGCAGGCCCTCGGCTGGGACGCGCTGGCCGCCCGGGTGACAGCCCTGGAACGGGCCGCGGGGACCAGCGAGCAGGCCGAGCGCCTGGAGCCCAATCGGGACGCATCGCCAGCGGCGGCCGGCGGGCCTGATCTGGCTGGGCTAGCGCGGGAGCTCCAGCGCCTGAGCTCCCACATGGAGCGCGTGGGAGAGTGCTGCGAGGCTTCCTGGGCCTCCTCCTTCAACAGCTCCCTCGAGGGCCTTCGCGGGGAGCTCTCCACCACCGAGCACAGCTTGCAGCGGTACCAGCGCCTCTTCCACAGCCTCTTTGGGAACTTTCAAGAACTCTTGGTAGCCAACGTCAGCCTGGACCTGGGGAAGCTGCAGGCCATACTgagcaggaaagggaagaagcagcAGAAAGGTCTGGAAGCTCCCAGGAGGAGGGAACAGAAGCAAGTGGAGTCTTTGGAGGATGCGCATGTCAAAGGGCCGGTGCTCTGGGATGCAG GCTCCCCTGTGGCCTTCTACGCCAGCTTTTCAGAAGGGACAGATGCTCTGCAGACAGTGAAGTTCAACACTACTTACATCAACATCGGCAGCAGCTACTTCCCTGAACATGGCTATTTTCGAGCCTCTGAGCGTGGGGTCTATCTATTTGCAGTGAGCATTGAATTCGGCCCAGGGCCAGGCACCGGACAGCTGGTGTTTGGAGGTCACCGTCGGACCCCTGTCTATACCACCAAGGAGCAGAGGGGTGGGAGCCCAGCAACGACCTTTGCCATGGCTGAGCTGCAAAAGGGTGAGAGAGTATGGTTTGAGCTAACCCAGGGATCAATAATGAAGAGAAGCCCTCCAGGCACTGCATTCGGTGGCTTCCTGATATTCAAGACCTGA
- the MMRN2 gene encoding multimerin-2 isoform X2, with protein MILTLLLSVGGPLGWGLLGAWAQVPSTRFSDPHSPRPPGVWRAEAEDGDPVRRNWCPYQKSRLVTFVAACKTEKFLVHSQQPCPHGAPDCQKVKVMYRVAHKPVYQVKQKVLASVAWRCCPGFVGPDCQHHGHQDAEISNMVEQQERRLGDLQNDIHQVADSLPGLWKALASNLTGAITEANQTELEFPGRSLEQVLLPHINTFLQGHLNPMWRSFNQSLHSLSQAIRNLSLDVEANRQALKRVQESSVARVDFQDLSAKFETKVQENAQRVGQLRQDVEGHLHAQHLSLHQSLLEVQADVDTKLKKLLKAQESPGVNGSLVLVAAGAAARPEPESLQARLGQLQRNLSALHVATANREEELQSTLADMKATLAQHVDEIKELYLESDDTYEQISKVERLVQELQVNHTALRELRVILMEKSLIMEENKEDVERQLLELNLTLQHLQGGHADLIKYVKDCNCQKLYFDLDVIREGQRDTTRALEETQVSLDERRQRDGSSLQALSGTVAALSLAVDAHREAAERARADAARLRSQVRTLGSEVSALRAAETEMRSEIRRLHGSFAALLEDALRHEAVLAALFGEEVMEDMSEEAPGPLPLRYEQIRTALLDAASGLQEQALGWDALAARVTALERAAGTSEQAERLEPNRDASPAAAGGPDLAGLARELQRLSSHMERVGECCEASWASSFNSSLEGLRGELSTTEHSLQRYQRLFHSLFGNFQELLVANVSLDLGKLQAILSRKGKKQQKGLEAPRRREQKQVESLEDAHVKGPVLWDAGSPVAFYASFSEGTDALQTVKFNTTYINIGSSYFPEHGYFRASERGVYLFAVSIEFGPGPGTGQLVFGGHRRTPVYTTKEQRGGSPATTFAMAELQKGERVWFELTQGSIMKRSPPGTAFGGFLIFKT; from the exons ATGATCCTGACACTGCTGCTCAGCGTTGGGgggcccctgggctgggggctgctgggggcctgggcccAGGTCCCCAGTACCAGGTTCTCCGATCCACACAGCCCCAGGCCACCTGGGGTCTGGAGGGCAGAGGCTGAGGACGGGGACCCCGTCAGACG TAACTGGTGTCCCTACCAGAAGTCCAGGCTGGTTACCTTCGTAGCTGcttgcaaaacagagaaattcctCGTCCACTCACAGCAGCCATGTCCACACGGGGCTCCGGACTGCCAGAAAGTGAAAGTCAT GTACCGCGTGGCCCACAAGCCGGTGTACCAGGTCAAGCAGAAGGTGCTGGCCTCCGTGGCGTGGAGGTGCTGCCCGGGCTTTGTGGGACCCGACTGCCAGCACCACG GCCACCAGGATGCAGAGATCAGCAACATGGTGGAGCAGCAGGAACGCCGGCTGGGAGATCTCCAGAATGACATTCACCAGGTGGCAGATAGCCTCCCAGGCCTATGGAAGGCCCTGGCAAGCAACCTCACAGGGGCAATAACTGAGGCAAATCAGACAGAGCTTG AGTTTCCCGGCAGATCCTTGGAGCAAGTGCTACTGCCCCACATCAACACCTTCCTGCAAGGACATCTCAACCCCATGTGGAGAAGCTTCAACCAAAGCCTGCACAGCCTCTCCCAGGCCATAAGAAACTTATCTCTTGATGTGGAGGCCAACCGACAGGCCCTCAAGAGGGTCCAGGAGAGCTCTGTGGCCAGAGTTGACTTCCAGGATCTCAGTGCCAAATTTGAGACCAAGGTCCAGGAGAACGCCCAGAGGGTGGGCCAGCTACGGCAGGATGTGGAGGGCCACCTGCATGCCCAGCACCTGTCCCTGCACCAGTCCCTCTTGGAGGTCCAGGCCGATGTGGACACCAAGCTGAAGAAGCTCCTTAAGGCCCAGGAGTCCCCGGGGGTCAATGGCAGCCTGGTCCTCGTGGCAGCAGGGGCAGCAGCGAGGCCGGAACCAGAGAGCCTGCAGGCCAGGCTGGGTCAGCTGCAGAGGAACCTCTCTGCACTGCACGTGGCCACTGCCAACAGGGAAGAGGAGTTACAGAGCACCCTCGCAGACATGAAGGCCACCCTGGCCCAGCACGTGGATGAGATCAAGGAGCTGTATTTGGAATCCGATGACACCTATGAACAGATCAGCAAGGTAGAGCGGCTGGTGCAGGAGCTTCAGGTGAACCACACAGCGCTGCGCGAGCTGCGGGTGATCCTGATGGAGAAGTCACTGATCATGGAGGAGAACAAGGAGGACGTGGAGCGGCAGCTCCTGGAGCTCAACCTCACCCTCCAGCACCTGCAGGGCGGCCACGCGGACCTCATCAAGTACGTCAAGGACTGCAACTGCCAGAAACTCTACTTTGACCTGGATGTCATCCGGGAGGGCCAGCGGGACACCACGCGTGCCCTGGAAGAGACCCAGGTGAGCCTGGACGAGCGGCGCCAGAGGGACGGCTCCTCCCTGCAGGCCCTGAGCGGCACGGTGGCCGCCCTGTCGCTGGCGGTGGATGCGCACCGGGAGGCGGCCGAGCGGGCGCGGGCCGACGCGGCGCGGCTCCGGAGTCAGGTGCGCACGCTGGGCAGCGAGGTGAGCGCGCTGCGGGCCGCTGAGACCGAGATGAGAAGCGAGATCCGCCGGCTGCATGGCTCCTTCGCGGCCCTGCTGGAGGACGCGCTGCGGCACGAGGCCGTGCTGGCCGCCCTCTTCGGGGAGGAGGTGATGGAAGATATGTCCGAGGAGGCGCCCGGCCCGCTGCCCCTGCGCTACGAGCAGATCCGCACCGCCCTGCTGGACGCGGCCAGTGGGCTGCAGGAGCAGGCCCTCGGCTGGGACGCGCTGGCCGCCCGGGTGACAGCCCTGGAACGGGCCGCGGGGACCAGCGAGCAGGCCGAGCGCCTGGAGCCCAATCGGGACGCATCGCCAGCGGCGGCCGGCGGGCCTGATCTGGCTGGGCTAGCGCGGGAGCTCCAGCGCCTGAGCTCCCACATGGAGCGCGTGGGAGAGTGCTGCGAGGCTTCCTGGGCCTCCTCCTTCAACAGCTCCCTCGAGGGCCTTCGCGGGGAGCTCTCCACCACCGAGCACAGCTTGCAGCGGTACCAGCGCCTCTTCCACAGCCTCTTTGGGAACTTTCAAGAACTCTTGGTAGCCAACGTCAGCCTGGACCTGGGGAAGCTGCAGGCCATACTgagcaggaaagggaagaagcagcAGAAAGGTCTGGAAGCTCCCAGGAGGAGGGAACAGAAGCAAGTGGAGTCTTTGGAGGATGCGCATGTCAAAGGGCCGGTGCTCTGGGATGCAG GCTCCCCTGTGGCCTTCTACGCCAGCTTTTCAGAAGGGACAGATGCTCTGCAGACAGTGAAGTTCAACACTACTTACATCAACATCGGCAGCAGCTACTTCCCTGAACATGGCTATTTTCGAGCCTCTGAGCGTGGGGTCTATCTATTTGCAGTGAGCATTGAATTCGGCCCAGGGCCAGGCACCGGACAGCTGGTGTTTGGAGGTCACCGTCGGACCCCTGTCTATACCACCAAGGAGCAGAGGGGTGGGAGCCCAGCAACGACCTTTGCCATGGCTGAGCTGCAAAAGGGTGAGAGAGTATGGTTTGAGCTAACCCAGGGATCAATAATGAAGAGAAGCCCTCCAGGCACTGCATTCGGTGGCTTCCTGATATTCAAGACCTGA